Proteins encoded within one genomic window of Legionella sp. PC997:
- the flgA gene encoding flagellar basal body P-ring formation chaperone FlgA: MNKCILSVLLFFASTGLNADAIQSPDILTNKIEQHIRNELSSYKEGTIRVTADKIDSRLNLKACAENQLVVFNPYQTPILSTNTMGIKCQENDNHWSLYVPVKITVLKRIYVAKRALIKGNRLTIDDIYQTEMDVQRLNKGYFTEKDLLVGQICKQNISPNSPLNPHNVEAAKLINKGERVSIVVNDNNLMISMDGVAMEDGSLGETIKVRNLSSKKIIEAQITDAKKVNVII, translated from the coding sequence GTGAACAAGTGCATACTAAGTGTTTTACTATTTTTTGCAAGCACTGGATTAAATGCTGATGCAATACAGTCGCCTGATATACTGACGAATAAAATAGAACAACATATACGGAATGAACTTTCATCATATAAAGAAGGAACAATTCGAGTCACAGCAGATAAAATTGATTCCCGTTTAAATCTCAAAGCATGTGCCGAAAATCAATTGGTTGTCTTTAACCCCTATCAAACTCCCATCTTAAGCACAAATACTATGGGTATTAAATGTCAAGAAAATGATAATCACTGGTCCTTATATGTTCCCGTTAAAATAACTGTATTAAAAAGAATCTATGTCGCAAAACGTGCCCTGATAAAAGGGAATCGACTTACTATAGATGACATTTACCAAACAGAAATGGATGTGCAACGATTGAACAAAGGCTATTTCACTGAAAAGGATTTATTAGTAGGACAAATCTGCAAACAAAATATTTCACCGAATAGCCCGCTGAATCCTCATAATGTTGAGGCAGCAAAATTGATTAATAAAGGAGAACGTGTTTCTATTGTAGTCAATGATAATAATTTAATGATAAGTATGGATGGTGTGGCTATGGAAGATGGTTCATTAGGTGAAACCATTAAAGTGCGTAATCTTTCTTCCAAAAAAATTATTGAAGCTCAAATTACAGATGCAAAAAAAGTGAATGTTATTATCTAA
- a CDS encoding S1C family serine protease produces MAKHRFLWFMTFMLCSILALPGHSAGVNSLLPDEQNTVTVFHEAAPKVVYVHRLTTITSRSLQKKQVPDGAGSGIVWNNNGYIVTNYHVIKGADKLAITLGNLTVPAKVVGSEPRKDIAVLKIESPQALALLKSFKPFEVVHLHELMVGQKAIAIGNPFGLDHSLSKGVISALGRKVPGIGGVTIRNMIQTDTPINPGNSGGPLLNSAGQLIGMNTMIYSHSGSSAGIGFAVPADDIDRIVTQIIKNGRVVLSGIGIQSVPPNIARQLGIRKGILIADVLRDTPAAKVHLRGTHRDPWGRIELGDIIVALNGHAVPNYDALYNMLTEIKVGEQITVSIQRGSKQMDVKMKTIDIAGI; encoded by the coding sequence ATGGCAAAACATCGTTTTTTATGGTTTATGACATTTATGTTATGTTCTATTCTGGCTTTGCCAGGACATAGCGCAGGTGTAAACTCACTTCTTCCTGATGAACAAAATACGGTCACCGTATTTCATGAAGCAGCACCAAAGGTAGTTTATGTTCACAGGTTGACCACAATTACCAGCCGGTCGTTGCAGAAAAAACAAGTGCCAGATGGCGCGGGCTCTGGAATTGTGTGGAATAATAATGGGTATATAGTCACTAATTATCATGTCATCAAAGGTGCCGATAAGTTGGCGATTACTTTAGGGAATTTAACCGTTCCGGCTAAGGTTGTTGGCTCAGAGCCACGTAAGGACATCGCGGTATTGAAAATTGAATCGCCACAAGCCTTGGCTTTACTTAAATCATTTAAACCGTTTGAAGTAGTACATCTGCATGAACTCATGGTAGGACAAAAGGCTATTGCGATTGGTAATCCTTTTGGTTTGGATCATAGTTTGTCTAAGGGAGTAATTTCTGCTTTAGGTAGAAAGGTGCCTGGTATTGGGGGAGTTACAATCCGCAATATGATTCAGACAGACACTCCAATCAATCCAGGTAACTCAGGTGGTCCCTTATTGAATAGCGCCGGGCAGTTAATTGGTATGAATACGATGATTTATTCTCATTCAGGCTCATCTGCCGGAATCGGTTTTGCTGTCCCTGCTGATGATATTGACCGCATTGTGACGCAAATTATTAAAAATGGTCGAGTCGTATTGTCTGGTATAGGTATTCAAAGTGTACCGCCCAATATTGCTCGTCAATTAGGTATACGTAAAGGGATACTTATTGCTGATGTTTTACGCGATACACCTGCCGCTAAAGTTCATTTGCGCGGTACTCATAGAGATCCTTGGGGACGTATCGAGTTAGGTGATATAATTGTTGCACTCAATGGACATGCTGTTCCAAACTACGATGCTCTCTACAACATGTTGACTGAAATAAAAGTAGGCGAGCAAATAACCGTATCCATTCAGCGAGGAAGTAAGCAAATGGATGTAAAAATGAAAACAATCGATATCGCAGGAATCTAG
- a CDS encoding flagella synthesis protein FlgN: MDDKKKVLSSCLAQEINWIEMLNSLLVDEKEILVSREFNRLEEFANKKQELSNKLEESAKQRMQLLNHTNPNQTMNQALTEFLHDCSTEEVNEINQLNTTLAELLTRCRELNAVNGQVIANNLYVRQEIVNTLSGNQTNAISVYTSQGNIESTKENSHHQEA; this comes from the coding sequence ATGGATGATAAGAAAAAAGTATTGAGTAGCTGTTTGGCACAAGAAATAAACTGGATAGAAATGCTCAATTCTTTGTTAGTTGACGAAAAAGAAATATTAGTATCTCGAGAGTTTAACCGCCTTGAGGAGTTTGCAAATAAAAAACAAGAATTATCCAACAAGCTAGAAGAAAGTGCCAAACAACGGATGCAGCTTCTTAATCACACCAATCCCAATCAAACGATGAATCAGGCTTTAACTGAGTTTCTTCACGATTGCAGTACTGAAGAGGTAAATGAGATCAATCAGTTAAATACCACGCTAGCCGAACTTCTTACACGTTGTCGCGAATTAAATGCAGTAAATGGACAAGTCATAGCGAACAATCTTTATGTCCGTCAAGAAATTGTCAATACACTGTCAGGAAATCAAACAAACGCGATTAGTGTCTATACTTCCCAAGGTAACATCGAGTCAACAAAAGAAAATTCGCATCATCAAGAAGCTTAG
- the flgM gene encoding flagellar biosynthesis anti-sigma factor FlgM: protein MFNQISDAAPVKTPEADNRLKTKHQEQIKSLIEDPSSFVSISDTSKQLDAIKNSIKEVSEINAARVLYFKTEIALGNYQIDSDKIAMNMLNVEPA, encoded by the coding sequence ATGTTTAATCAAATCAGTGATGCAGCTCCTGTGAAAACTCCAGAGGCAGACAATCGATTAAAAACAAAACATCAAGAACAAATTAAAAGTTTGATTGAAGACCCTTCTTCATTTGTTAGTATAAGTGACACCTCCAAACAATTAGATGCAATAAAAAACTCTATTAAGGAAGTATCTGAAATCAATGCTGCTCGAGTTTTATATTTTAAAACTGAAATCGCTCTTGGAAATTATCAGATCGATAGTGACAAAATTGCCATGAACATGTTAAATGTAGAACCTGCTTAA
- a CDS encoding hydrolase, translating into MLLNKEDSLLLLVDVQEKLTPAVLNSEAFISRCEWLLKLARKIGVPILVSEQYPQGLGSTLQQFQSYFDPQQCIDKVSFSCMGEPKYQEQLKKHHKKQLILIGIETHVCVLQTALEMKAAGFEVFVVVDAVSCRGEQNMKYGLKRMKNEGVHLVTSEMVFFEWLRKAGTPEFKQLSKEFF; encoded by the coding sequence ATGTTACTTAATAAAGAGGACTCACTTTTATTACTGGTTGATGTACAGGAAAAATTAACACCAGCGGTTCTAAATAGTGAAGCATTTATTTCGCGCTGTGAATGGCTTTTAAAATTAGCTAGAAAAATCGGCGTACCTATTTTGGTAAGTGAGCAATATCCTCAAGGTCTTGGTTCAACTCTGCAGCAATTTCAATCTTATTTTGATCCCCAACAATGTATTGATAAAGTAAGTTTTTCTTGTATGGGTGAACCTAAATACCAAGAGCAATTAAAAAAGCATCATAAAAAGCAATTAATCCTCATTGGGATTGAAACTCATGTTTGTGTTTTACAGACTGCCTTAGAAATGAAAGCGGCTGGATTTGAGGTTTTTGTTGTGGTTGATGCAGTAAGTTGTCGTGGTGAACAAAATATGAAATATGGACTGAAACGAATGAAAAATGAAGGCGTTCATTTGGTTACTTCCGAAATGGTATTTTTTGAGTGGTTAAGAAAGGCAGGGACTCCTGAATTCAAACAATTGAGTAAGGAGTTTTTTTAG
- a CDS encoding SDR family NAD(P)-dependent oxidoreductase yields the protein MNFTNQIALITGGASGMGKASVQYLRKRGMRVVAWDKQVDDHSEADLFISCDVTSDESVEKSMQQTVEQLGVPRVCVNCAGIAPAKRIVGKDGAMPLAAFKQVIDVNLIGTFNVMRIAAHAMSSLELESSSQERGVIINTASIAAFEGQIGQAAYSASKGGVVAMTLPAARELAQFAIRVNTIAPGLIATPMLLNMPQEVQDNLIATMTFPKRFGKPDEFASLVAHIIENGMINGEVIRLDGALRMR from the coding sequence GTGAATTTTACGAATCAAATCGCATTGATAACCGGTGGTGCTTCGGGCATGGGGAAAGCAAGCGTTCAATACCTGCGAAAGCGAGGAATGCGAGTTGTGGCATGGGATAAACAAGTAGACGACCACAGCGAAGCTGATTTATTCATCAGTTGTGACGTGACCAGTGATGAATCTGTCGAGAAGTCAATGCAACAAACGGTGGAACAATTGGGAGTCCCAAGAGTTTGCGTTAATTGTGCAGGCATTGCTCCAGCAAAACGTATTGTAGGAAAAGATGGAGCTATGCCTTTAGCAGCTTTTAAACAAGTTATCGATGTAAATTTAATTGGTACGTTCAATGTGATGAGGATTGCAGCTCATGCTATGAGCAGTTTAGAACTGGAGAGTAGTTCACAGGAGCGCGGAGTCATTATTAACACGGCTTCTATTGCCGCATTTGAAGGACAAATTGGCCAAGCCGCATACAGTGCCTCAAAGGGTGGAGTTGTTGCAATGACACTTCCAGCTGCACGTGAATTAGCTCAGTTTGCTATACGGGTAAATACTATTGCCCCTGGATTAATTGCTACTCCTATGCTGTTGAATATGCCGCAAGAAGTACAAGACAATTTGATTGCGACTATGACTTTTCCCAAACGGTTTGGGAAACCGGATGAATTTGCTTCATTAGTAGCGCATATCATTGAAAATGGGATGATAAATGGTGAAGTGATTCGTTTGGATGGAGCACTTCGTATGCGATAA
- a CDS encoding C80 family cysteine peptidase translates to MKLFSKKYDSSVVMEFFSDHETQDKAIKENYKNLLGELFKEENQLFYSSRLESYPDLSQLTSQSRLCLIGHSAQGEQEFSGCDVEMLVERLVEDCSLSAVKRITFLACHLGGARKFIEELQLKLAEEGIYTEIAAYKADLIVDSSGHRWVDLGEHDGLVKADKQKLVMGWEQGLQGTPPKQVVLVDTQEINPYYVDKLSEANDEDDEMILTPIDDLESKPSKKRNLKMFEGATTVTPSLETTLDFSYKKGF, encoded by the coding sequence ATGAAATTGTTTTCAAAAAAATATGATTCTTCCGTAGTAATGGAATTTTTCTCGGATCACGAAACCCAAGATAAAGCAATAAAGGAGAATTATAAAAACTTATTAGGAGAGCTTTTTAAAGAAGAAAATCAATTATTTTACTCTTCTCGACTTGAAAGTTATCCTGATCTGAGTCAACTCACCTCTCAATCCCGTTTATGCTTAATTGGTCATAGTGCCCAAGGAGAACAAGAATTTTCAGGTTGTGATGTAGAGATGCTGGTAGAACGTTTAGTGGAAGATTGTTCTTTAAGCGCCGTCAAACGAATTACGTTCCTCGCATGCCATCTTGGAGGAGCGAGAAAATTTATTGAAGAACTCCAATTAAAATTAGCTGAGGAAGGAATTTATACCGAGATAGCTGCTTATAAAGCCGATTTGATTGTGGATAGTTCGGGACATCGTTGGGTTGATTTAGGTGAACATGATGGACTGGTTAAAGCGGACAAACAAAAACTTGTGATGGGTTGGGAACAAGGACTTCAAGGCACGCCACCGAAACAGGTCGTTTTGGTCGATACTCAAGAAATTAACCCTTATTACGTCGATAAATTGTCTGAAGCGAATGATGAGGATGATGAAATGATTCTTACTCCCATAGATGATTTAGAATCTAAGCCGAGTAAGAAAAGAAATTTAAAAATGTTTGAGGGGGCTACTACGGTAACGCCCTCCTTAGAAACAACTTTAGACTTCTCATATAAAAAGGGATTTTAA
- a CDS encoding cytochrome c5 family protein: MIRFNIYVMILLIFQLPAYANTHHPQEFLQSINGTKNEGEQIYHHFCANCHASKPLIPLGAPRIGEEADWKLRLKQGMSVLFKHTDEGFNAMPARGGCFECTDKQLMKAIRFILPKQSKK, from the coding sequence ATGATTCGTTTCAATATTTACGTAATGATTTTACTAATATTTCAACTCCCTGCTTATGCAAATACTCATCATCCACAAGAGTTTTTGCAATCGATTAATGGTACCAAAAATGAAGGGGAACAAATCTATCATCATTTTTGTGCAAATTGTCATGCTAGTAAACCATTAATTCCCCTAGGTGCACCAAGAATTGGCGAAGAAGCAGATTGGAAACTGCGTTTAAAACAAGGGATGAGCGTCCTTTTTAAGCATACGGATGAGGGGTTCAACGCAATGCCTGCACGAGGTGGATGCTTTGAATGTACTGACAAACAGTTAATGAAAGCTATTCGATTTATATTACCAAAGCAATCAAAAAAATAG
- a CDS encoding L,D-transpeptidase has protein sequence MKKYLVLVPVCALATSCVSMDRSVPVVDDAGYTHYTMSMQSDHKGSNYFPMKRPATGKKVIVFDPKATAWAAYDKEGNRVNTGSASGGKDFCEDAGKPCRTVTGTFSVYSKKGEDCTSSIYPLETNGGARMPYCMHFHGGYSIHAAYEVPNYNASHGCIRVLPSAAKWLNQDFADIGTTVIVKPY, from the coding sequence GTGAAAAAATATCTAGTGTTGGTGCCAGTGTGTGCTTTAGCAACATCCTGTGTTTCCATGGATAGGTCAGTCCCTGTAGTTGACGATGCTGGTTACACTCATTATACGATGAGTATGCAATCAGACCATAAGGGCTCAAATTACTTTCCTATGAAAAGACCAGCAACAGGAAAAAAAGTCATTGTATTTGACCCTAAAGCCACAGCATGGGCAGCTTATGACAAAGAAGGTAACAGGGTAAATACCGGAAGTGCTTCTGGGGGTAAGGATTTCTGCGAGGATGCAGGTAAACCCTGTCGTACTGTGACTGGGACATTCAGTGTTTATTCTAAAAAAGGTGAAGACTGTACTTCCAGTATTTATCCATTAGAAACAAATGGCGGGGCAAGAATGCCATACTGTATGCATTTCCATGGAGGATATTCAATTCATGCAGCGTACGAAGTACCTAACTACAACGCAAGCCATGGTTGCATCCGTGTTTTACCCAGTGCTGCAAAATGGTTAAACCAAGATTTTGCTGATATTGGTACAACAGTGATTGTTAAGCCCTACTAA